A region of Sparus aurata chromosome 8, fSpaAur1.1, whole genome shotgun sequence DNA encodes the following proteins:
- the LOC115586314 gene encoding myosin heavy chain, fast skeletal muscle, whose amino-acid sequence MSTDAEMAIYGKAAIYLRKPEKERIEAQNKPFDAKAACYVVDAKELYLKGAIIKKDGGKVTVKVLDTQEEKTFKEEEVTPMNPPKYDKIEDMAMMTHLNEASVLYNLKERYAAWMIYTYSGLFCATVNPYKWLPVYDAEVVSAYRGKKRMEAPPHIFSVSDNAYQNMLTDRENQSVLITGESGAGKTVNTKRVIQYFATIAVSGGEKKKESKIGGSLEDQIIAANPLLESYGNAKTVRNDNSSRFGKFIRIHFGTTGKLASADIETYLLEKSRVSFQLPDERGYHIFYQIMTNHKPELIEVALLTTNPYDFPMCSQGHITVASIDDKVELEATDNAIDILGFNGEEKMSIYKMTGAVLHHGNMKFKQKQREEQAEPDGTEDADKVAYLLGLNSADMLKALCYPRVKVGNEFVTKGQTVPQVNNSVPALAKSIYERMFLWMVVRINQMLDTKQSRQFFIGVLDIAGFEIFDYNSMEQLCINFTNEKLQQFFNHHMFVLEQEEYKKEGIIWEFIDFGMDLAACIELIEKPMGIFSILEEECMFPKATDSSFKNKLYDQHLGKNKAFEKPKPAKGKAEAHFSLVHYAGTVDYNISGWLDKNKDPLNDSVIQLYQKSPVKLLGHLYPPVVEETGGAKKGGKKKGGSMQTVSSQFRENLGKLMTNLRSTHPHFVRCLIPNESKTPGLMENFLVIHQLRCNGVLEGIRICRKGFPSRILYADFKQRYKVLNASVIPEGQFIDNKKASEKLLGSIDVDHDQYRFGHTKVFFKAGLLGTLEEMRDDKLASLVGMIQAICRGYLMRKEFVKMTAQRDAIYTIQYNVRSFMNVKHWPWMKVYYKIKPLLKTAETEKELQQMKENYEKMQSDLATALAKKKELEQKMVSLLQEKNDLSLQVASESENLSDAEERCEGLIKSKIQLEAKLKETTERLEDEEEINAELTAKKRKLEDECSELKKDIDDLELTLAKVEKEKHATENKVKNLTEEMASQDESIAKLTKEKKALQEAHQQTLDDLQAEEDKVNTLTKAKTKLEQQVDDLEGSLEQEKKLRMDLERTKRKLEGDLKLAQESIMDLENDKQQSDEKLKKKDFEVSQLLSKIEDEQSMGAQLQKKIKELQARIEELEEEIEAERAARAKVEKQRADLSRELEEISERLEEAGGATAAQIEMNKKREAEFQKLRRDLEESTLQHEATAAALRKKQADSVAELGEQIDNLQRVKQKLEKEKSEYKMEIDDLSSNMEAVAKAKGNLEKMCRTLEDQLSELKTKNDENVRQINDTSAQKARLLTENGEFSRQIEGEEALVSQLTRGKQAFTQQIEELKRQTEEEVKAKNALAHGLQSARHDCDLLREQFEEEQEAKAELQRGMSKANSEVAQWRTKYETDAIQRTEELEEAKKKLAQRLQEAEEQIEAVNSKCASLEKTKQRLQSEVEDLMIDVERANGLAANLDKKQRNFDKVLAEWKQKYEEGQAELEGSQKEARSLGTELFKMKNSYEEALDQLETMKRENKNLQQEISDLTEQIGETGKSIHELEKAKKQVETEKSEIQTALEEAEGTLEHEESKILRVQLELNQIKGEVDRKLAEKDEEMEQIKRNSQRVTDSMQGTLDSEVRSRNDALRIKKKMEGDLNEMEIQLSHANRQASESQKQLRLVQAQLKDAQLHLDDAVRAQEDVKEQAAMVERRNGLMVAEIEELRAALEQTERSRKIAEQELVDASERVGLLHSQNTSLMNTKKKLETDLVQIQSEVDDTVQEARNAEEKAKKAITDAAMMAEELKKEQDTSAHLERMKKNLEVAVKDLQHRLDEAENLAMKGGKKQLQKLESRVRELETEVEAEQRRGADAVKGVRKYERRVKELTYQTEEDKKNVTRLQDLVDKLQLKVKAYKRQAEEAEEQANVHLSKCRKVQNELEEAEERADIAESQVNKMRVKSRDSGKGKEAAE is encoded by the exons ATGAGTACGGACGCTGAGATGGCCATTTATGGCAAAGCAGCCATCTACCTCCGTAAGCCAGAGAAGGAGAGAATTGAGGCTCAAAACAAACCTTTTGATGCCAAAGCTGCCTGCTACGTTGTTGATGCTAAGGAGCTGTACTTGAAGGGAGCAATCATCAAGAAAGATGGTGGCAAAGTCACCGTCAAAGTCCTGGATACTCAGGAG gagaagacatttaaagaagaagaagtcactCCAATGAACCCTCCCAAGTATGACAAAATTGAGGACATGGCCATGATGACCCATCTCAATGAAGCCTCTGTGCTGTATAATCTCAAAGAGCGTTATGCAGCATGGATGATCTAT ACCTACTCTGGGCTGTTCTGCGCCACTGTGAACCCCTACAAGTGGCTCCCAGTGTACGATGCTGAAGTTGTCAGTGCCTACAGAGGCAAGAAGCGTATGGAGGCTCCACCCCACatcttctctgtctctgacaaTGCTTATCAGAACATGCTTACTG ATAGGGAGAACCAGTCTGTCTTGATCAC TGGAGAATCTGGTGCTGGAAAGACTGTGAACACCAAGCGTGTCATCCAGTACTTTGCAACAATCGCAGTTTcaggtggagagaaaaagaaggaatcCAAGATAGGA GGCTCTCTGGAGGATCAGATTATTGCAGCCAATCCTCTGCTGGAGTCCTATGGTAATGCCAAAACTGTGAGGAATGACAACTCCTCTCGTTTC GGTAAATTCATCAGGATCCATTTCGGCACAACTGGCAAACTGGCTAGTGCTGATATTGAGACAT ATCTGCTGGAGAAGTCTAGAGTGTCATTCCAGCTTCCCGATGAAAGAGGCTACCACATCTTCTACCAGATTATGACCAACCACAAACCTGAGCTGATTG AGGTGGCACTCCTTACAACCAACCCCTACGACTTCCCCATGTGCAGCCAGGGTCATATTACTGTGGCCAGCATTGATGACAAAGTTGAGCTGGAAGCCACTGAT AACGCTATTGATATCCTGGGCTTCAATGGTGAAGAGAAGATGAGCATCTACAAGATGACTGGCGCTGTGCTCCATCATGGTAACATGAAGTTCAAGCAGAAGCAGCGTGAGGAGCAGGCTGAGCCTGATGGTACAGAGG ATGCTGACAAGGTTGCTTACTTGCTGGGTCTGAACTCTGCTGACATGCTGAAGGCTCTGTGCTATCCCAGAGTAAAGGTCGGAAATGAGTTTGTCACCAAGGGACAGACTGTACCTCAG gTGAACAACTCAGTGCCTGCTCTGGCCAAGTCTATCTATGAGAGGATGTTCTTGTGGATGGTCGTCCGTATCAACCAGATGCTGGACACAAAACAGTCAAGACAGTTCTTCATTGGTGTCCTGGATATTGCTGGCTTTGAAATCTTTGAT TATAACAGCATGGAGCAGCTGTGCATCAACTTCACCAATGAGAAGCTGCAACAGTTCTTCAACCACCACATGTTTGTCCTGGAGCAAGAGGAGTACAAGAAGGAGGGTATTATCTGGGAGTTCATTGACTTTGGCATGGACTTGGCTGCCTGCATTGAGCTGATTGAAAAG CCCATGGGTATCTTCTCCATCCTTGAAGAGGAGTGCATGTTCCCCAAGGCCACAGACTCATCCTTCAAGAACAAGCTGTATGACCAGCATCTTGGCAAAAACAAAGCTTTTGAGAAGCCAAAGCCAGCCAAGGGCAAGGCTGAAGCCCACTTCTCACTTGTGCATTATGCTGGTACTGTGGACTACAACATCTCTGGCTGGCTGGACAAGAACAAGGACCCACTGAATGATTCTGTTATTCAGCTGTACCAGAAGTCCCCAGTTAAGCTGCTGGGTCATTTGTATCCACCTGTAGTTGAGG AGACTGGTGGTGCAAAGAAGGGAGGCAAGAAGAAGGGTGGTTCCATGCAGACTGTGTCTTCACAGTTCAGG GAGAACTTGGGCAAGCTGATGACTAATTTGAGGAGCACCCATCCTCACTTTGTGCGTTGCCTGATTCCCAATGAATCAAAGACTCCAG GTCTGATGGAGAACTTCCTGGTCATCCACCAGCTCAGGTGTAACGGTGTGCTGGAGGGTATCAGAATCTGCAGGAAAGGTTTCCCCAGCAGAATCCTCTATGCTGACTTCAAGCAGAG GTACAAGGTGCTGAATGCCAGTGTCATCCCTGAGGGCCAGTTCATTGATAACAAGAAGGCTTCAGAGAAGCTGCTTGGATCAATTGATGTTGATCATGACCAGTACAGATTTGGACACACTAAG GTGTTCTTCAAGGCCGGTCTGCTGGGTACCCTTGAGGAGATGAGAGATGACAAGTTGGCATCTTTAGTCGGCATGATTCAGGCAATCTGCCGTGGTTACCTCATGAGAAAGGAGTTTGTTAAGATGACCGCACAGAG GGACGCCATCTACACCATCCAGTACAACGTCCGCTCATTCATGAATGTGAAACACTGGCCATGGATGAAGGTGTATTACAAGATCAAGCCTCTGCTGAAGACTGCTGAAACTGAGAAGGAGCTGCAACAGATGAAGGAGAACTATGAGAAGATGCAGTCAGACTTGGCTACTGCCCTGGCCAAGAAGAAGGAACTGGAGCAGAAGATGGTGTCCCTGCTGCAAGAGAAGAATGACCTGTCGCTGCAAGTGGCATCT GAATCAGAGAATCTGTCAGATGCTGAAGAGAGATGTGAGGGACTTATCAAGAGCAAGATCCAGCTTGAGGCCAAACTCAAAGAGACAACTGAGAGActggaagatgaagaggaaatCAATGCTGAGCTCACTGCCAAGAAAAGAAAGCTGGAGGATGAATGCTCTGAGCTAAAGAAAGATATTGATGACCTGGAACTTACCTTGGCCAAAGTGGAGAAGGAGAAACATGCCACTGAGAACAAG GTGAAGAACCTGACTGAGGAGATGGCCTCTCAGGATGAGAGCATTGCTAAGCTGaccaaggaaaagaaagcccttcaggaggctcatcagcaGACTCTTGATGACCTGCAGGCTGAGGAAGACAAAGTCAACACTCTGACCAAGGCCAAGACCAAGCTTGAGCAGCAAGTGGATGAT CTTGAGGGTTCtctggagcaagagaagaagCTGCGTATGGACCTTGAGAGAACCAAGAGGAAGCTGGAGGGTGATCTGAAACTGGCCCAGGAATCCATCATGGATCTTGAGAATGACAAGCAGCAGTCTGACGAGAAACTGAAAAA GAAGGACTTTGAAGTCAGTCAGCTCCTTAGCAAGATTGAGGATGAGCAGTCAATGGGTGCTCAGCTTCAGAAGAAGATCAAGGAGCTTcag GCTCGTATTGAGGAACTGGAGGAAGAGATTGAGGCTGAGCGCGCTGCTCGTGCCAAGGTTGAAAAGCAGAGAGCTGACCTCTCCAGGGAACTTGAGGAGATCAGTGAGAGGCTAGAGGAGGCCGGTGGTGCCACTGCCGCTCAGATTGAGATGAACAAGAAGCGCGAGGCTGAGTTCCAGAAGCTCCGTCGTGACCTTGAGGAGTCTACTCTGCAGCATGaagccactgctgctgctctgcgcAAGAAGCAGGCTGACAGCGTTGCTGAGCTGGGAGAGCAGATCGACAACCTCCAGCGTGTCAagcagaagctggagaaggAAAAGAGTGAATACAAGATGGAGATTGATGACCTCTCCAGTAACATGGAGGCTGTTGCTAAAGCAAAG GGAAACCTTGAAAAGATGTGCCGTACTCTTGAGGACCAACTGAGTGAACTGAAGACCAAGAATGATGAAAATGTCCGTCAAATCAATGACACGAGTGCACAGAAAGCACgtcttctgacagaaaatg GTGAGTTCAGCCGTCAAATTGAAGGAGAGGAAGCTCTGGTCTCCCAGCTGACCAGAGGCAAACAGGCCTTCACACAGCAGATTGAGGAGCTGAAGAGACAGACTGAAGAGGAGGTTAAG GCCAAGAATGCTCTTGCCCATGGACTGCAATCAGCCCGCCATGACTGTGACCTGCTGAGGGAGCAgtttgaggaggagcaggaggccaAGGCTGAGCTGCAGCGTGGAATGTCCAAGGCCAACAGTGAGGTAGCTCAGTGGAGAACAAAGTATGAAACTGATGCTATCCAGCGCACTGAGGAGCTTGAGGAAGCCAA GAAGAAGCTGGCCCAGCGTCTCCAGGAGGCTGAGGAGCAGATTGAGGCAGTGAATTCCAAGTGTGCTTCTCTTGAGAAAACCAAACAGAGGCTTCAGAGTGAAGTGGAGGACCTCATGATTGATGTAGAGAGGGCCAATGGACTGGCTGCTAACCTGGACAAGAAGCAGAGGAACTTTGACAAG GTGTTGGCAGAGTGGAAACAGAAGTATGAGGAGGGTCAGGCAGAGCTTGAGGGATCTCAGAAAGAGGCTCGCTCTCTTGGCACTGAGCTGTTCAAGATGAAGAACTCTTATGAGGAAGCTCTGGATCAGCTGGAGACCATGAAGCGTGAAAACAAGAACCTGCAGC AGGAGATCTCAGATCTGACTGAACAGATCGGTGAGACTGGTAAGAGCATCCATGAGCTGGAGAAGGCCAAGAagcaggtggagacagagaagTCTGAGATCCAGACAGCTCTTGAAGAGGCTGAG GGAACTCTGGAACATGAAGAGTCCAAGATCCTGCGTGTCCAGCTGGAGCTCAACCAGATTAAAGGTGAGGTGGACAGGAAGCTGGcagagaaagatgaagagatGGAGCAGATCAAGAGGAACAGCCAGAGGGTGACTGACTCCATGCAGGGCACCCTGGATTCTGAAGTCAGGAGCAGGAATGATGCCCTGAGAatcaagaagaagatggagggagaccTGAATGAGATGGAGATTCAGTTGAGCCACGCCAATCGCCAGGCTTCTGAGTCCCAGAAGCAGCTGAGGCTTGTGCAGGCACAGCTGAAG GATGCCCAACTGCACCTTGATGATGCTGTCAGAGCTCAGGAAGACGTCAAGGAACAAGCTGCTATGGTGGAGCGCAGAAACGGTCTCATGGTAGCTGAAATTGAGGAACTTAGAGCTGCTCTGGAACAGACGGAGAGAAGCCGCAAAATTGCAGAGCAGGAGTTGGTGGATGCCAGTGAGCGTGTTGGACTTCTGCACTCTCAg AACACAAGCCTTATGAACACTAAGAAGAAGCTTGAGACTGATCTGGTCCAGATCCAGAGTGAAGTGGATGACACTGTTCAGGAAGCAAGGAATGCAGAGGAGAAGGCCAAGAAGGCCATCACTGAT GCTGCCATGATGgctgaggagctgaagaaggagcAGGACACTAGCGCTCACctggagaggatgaagaagaaccTTGAGGTTGCTGTTAAGGATCTGCAGCATCGCCTGGATGAGGCAGAGAACCTGGCAATGAAGGGTGGCAAGAAGCAGCTCCAGAAACTTGAGTCCAGG GTGCGTGAGCTGGAGACAGAGGTTGAGGCTGAGCAGAGACGTGGAGCAGATGCTGTTAAGGGTGTCCGCAAATATGAGAGGAGGGTGAAGGAGCTCACCTATCAG ACTGAAGAGGACAAGAAAAATGTTACCAGGCTGCAGGATCTGGTTGACAAGCTGCAACTGAAGGTGAAGGCCTACAAGAGGCAGGCTGAGGAAGCG gaggagcaggccaACGTTCATCTGTCCAAGTGCAGAAAGGTCCAGAACgagctggaggaggctgaggagcGCGCTGACATTGCAGAGTCCCAGGTCAACAAAATGAGAGTAAAGTCCCGTGATTCCGGCAAG gGAAAAGAGGCAGCAGAGTAA